GAGTGCGCGGCATCTCGAGCTCCTCTCGACGCAGCGGTTCAAGTCCGGCGTGCAGGCGCTCCACTTCCGTCGCAAAGCGGGATGAGCGTGGAAGGACCCGAGCGCTTCACCGGCGGCTGCCTGTGCGGCAGCGTCCGCATCGTCGCGTCGGGGTGGGGGGACAGGCGGGGGAAGGACGCATGCCGGGCAGCCCCCCTACCGGCACCTGCCCTGGAGGACTTCATCGTCGCCCGGCTGCGGGAATCCTCGGTGGGCGTGGCCTCGCTGGGGATGTACACGCTCGCCTGACGGCGCGCCTGGAAGAGAAGCACAAGGCCCTCCTTGCCGAGCGCGCGCAACTGCCGAAAGACGTGGCCCGGCGCGCCGGGGAGTCCGCGAAGTGGGTGGACTCCCTCTCCAAGCTGGAGGGCCCTGCCCGGCGGCTCATCGAGGAGAAGCTGACGGCTGCGGAGGAGGAGTCCTTCGGCCTGAAGAAGCGGCTGGCGGAGGTAGAGCTCGCTCTAGACGCCATGAAGGTGGAGCAACTGGAAGCAGCGTGGGTGGCCCAGGCACTGGCGGACTTCGACGCGGTGTGGGACGCCCTCACGGCCACCAACCGGGGGCGCCTGCTGCGGGCCCTCGTCGGCCGGGTGGTGGTGAACGAGGTAACGGGCCGCGTCGACGTGCATCTTGTCCATTCCGGTGAGGCTGCTGCGACCAGGCGCGAGGAGGCTGTCGCGTGAGAGCGAGTTCCGAGTCCCAGCCAACGGAGGCAAGCCTCGTCACTGCGTACTTCCACAGGGTGCGCCGGGCGGAGGTGAAACTTCGGGAAGGGCAACGGTCCCCGGCGCGACAGGAGATGCGGCGGCCGGCTCACTCAGCGCGGATGTTGGCCCTGGCTCACCATGTGGAAGCTGCGATTGGGCAGGGGAGGTTGAAGAGCGCTGCGGACATGGCCTACCAACTGGGTTTCACGCGGGCACGTATGACACATCTGCTCGACTTGCTCCTGCTGGCCCCGGACATGCAAGCGATGGAGCCCATGTTGGCTGGGCCTTCGTCGCAGAGGGCCTGACGAAGTCGAGCTGTTAGCGACACCTTCACCTCCATGCATTCACCTGCGGCCCAAAGCCCTTGTCGGGCCGAAGGAGGAACATCTGCCCGCACCGCCCCTGCAGGGGCCATTCACGGGAGGCGTCGATGTTCATGCGTTGGAGCTGGGCCGCCGTGTGGGTGTGGCTGTTACCCGGAGCGGGGTGGGCGGAGGAGGTGGCTCCCTCGGAGGACTTTGACGCCGCCGTTCGCAGGCTGGAGGAGACCATTTCGGCGGGAGCTTCCAGCGAGGGAGCAGAGGGCGAGACGCAGCCCGAGGAGGAGGCTTCTCCACCCGCCACGTCCGACGTGACACCCCCGTGGACGAACCTGCTGCGCATGGACGCGGCGACGTGGACGTTGCTGCCTCGGAGGGGCGAGGGCGCCGACGAAGGCTTCATGCAGGTGGAGCCCCTGGTGGCCTTGGGAAAGGGGGAGGCGTTTCGTCTCATTCTTGGGGCGCCGGTACGGCTGCGGCTGTGGGGTGGAGGGGAGGGGGCGGGCCCCGTGAGGAAGGAGGACTGGGACACGCTGTCCGACTGGGGGCAGGTGGTGCGCCTCTTCATGGTGGGAGGAGACACGCCCCACTCGGTGTGGGTGGGGATGATGGAGGGCTACTCCCTCTTGTCCGGACACTTGGTGCGACGCTACGGCAACCGCGTCAACCCCGACTCCCACCCCGCCGGAGCCATTGCGACGGGGACGCTGGGGGCGGTGTACGCAGAGGCCTTCGTCTCGGACGTGCTGAGCGCTCGCCTGATGGGGGCGGAAGTGGCCCTGGATGTACAGCACGTCCTTTTCGGCCGTCCCCCTGTCCCGGGGCGCTACACACTGGCGCTGTCGGCAGTGCATGACTGGGGGAGAGGAGGAGGCAGCTTGAGGCCCATGACGCTGGCGCACCTGGACGCCACCGCAGTGGTGCTGCGGCGAGGGCGCAAGGGCAAGAGGGTGGAGGCGCACCTGCTGGGCGGGTGGGGCGGCCGCCCGGGCGAGGGCGGGGCCTGGGGCGCGGTGGCGGGCGTGGGCGTGGATGCGTTGACACCGACGGTGGACATGCGGGCCCGCCTGGAGGGGCGCCTGCAGCGAGGAGGCTTTCGGCAGGGCGCCTTCGGCCCGGACTACGAGTTGGCGCGCTTCCAGGTGGCGGGCCCGGCCTCCGTGCCGCTGGCGGAGGCGTCCTTCCCGGAGGGGACTTCCGCCTACGGGGAGGTGATTCTCAGCTGGGACGCGGAGCGGCTGAGTGGCATGCGCCAGCGGCACCTCTTCCTCTCCCTGGGAGTGGAGGCCTTCTCCTGGGGCCGGGTGGACGTGGATGGACGGGTGGAGGTGCAACTCTTCCATCGGGACTTCAGCCTGGGCGTCGGCGGGCTGGCGACGGCCATGGGCCAGCCAGGAGCGCGCTACCTCGTCTCCGGGGAGGCCCGGTGGCGTTTCCTGGGAGGTAACCTCTACGCGCTGGGGCAGGGCGGCACGCTGCTATTTCCCACGCCGGAGGGGACGCTGCGGCCGGGGACCTTTGCAGCCATGGGGCTGGGGGTGGACAATGCGCGCTGAGCGACTGGCGCGCGGCAGAGTGGGCCTGGTGCTGGCCCTGGCACTCCTCACGGCGGGATGTGCCTCGCTGCCCTCACGGGCGGGCCCTGGGGGCACCCTGGCTGCTGTCTTGGGCGCGGTGCCCATGGCGGCCTTGGGGCGCGGTGCCGTCGCGAGTCTCCCTGAGGGCGACGCGTTTGAGGACTTCGATGACGAGGAGGCCGCGGCCGAACCGCTCCTGCACCGCCGCCGGGCCACGCCGTCTCCCAGCCCTGGAGGAGGCGAGACGTCGCCCCTGCGTGGGGTGGGCCCCTTGGCAGGTGTCTGCGGAGAGGTGTCCTCGGGCTGGCCGCACCTGGACTCGGAGGGGGAGGTGTTGGCGCCCTTCTTCGAGTGCACCACACCCGCGGCCTTCCTGGCCTTGCAGCGGCAGGCGGACATGCCCCGGCTGGTGGAGGCCCTCTCGGAATGGAGCGCCGTCCGGCTGGGCGCCCTGGGCCCCCTGGAGGCCGAGGCTGCCCGCGTCCTCCTCGAGAAGCGTGCGGCCTTCCTCGCCACCTCCGTCGAGAAGCACGGTGTGGCCAAGGCGGAAGTCCTCGCCCTCTTCGTCCTGCACACCACCCACGACGACGAGGTGCGGCAGCTGCTGCGTCTGCTGGCCGAGGACAAGCTGCTCAAGCGCGCCCTGGGGGCCATGGAGGTGGTGCGCGAGGAGCTGAAGCAGCGGGGCATGGCCCTCACTGACTTCCCGGAGCGAGACTTCCGTACTGGCGACATCGCGCGCGGGCTGGGACGGGCCGCGGATGACGTCGCGGCCTCCGTTCCCCTCGTCAGCGGCAGCCGCGCCGTGGAGTCCTCCCTGCAAGCCCAGCAGCTGCCCCCGCCGTACAGGGAGGCGTACTGGGAGGTGGAGCGGGCCCAGTACCTGGGGGCCTTCGCGCCGGGCAACGTGGCCCTGGCGTCCTTCGACCACCTTACCTTCGGGGTGCCGCTGGGCTTCTACCACCTGGCGGCGGGGACGGTGCAGGGCGGGGCTTCCCTCGCCAAGGGGGAGTACGAGGAGGCCACGCGACAGTTGGCGCCTGCGGCACTCATGGTGGGCCTGTACGCGGGAGGCAAGGGAGCGCGCGCATTCCGTGAAGCAGGCCTCTCCCGGCTGGAGGAGGCTCGGCGCCGGGTAGTGGTGCCCCGCGTGGAGGCGCTGAAAGCGGTGCTGGAGAGGTTGGAGGCGCGAGTCGGAGAGAGCGTCGTGGGGGAGTTGGCCCGCTACCTCCAGCAGAGCCGGGAAGCAGCCATTCTGGTGGGAGAGTGGGGCGAGGCCGGTGCATGGGTGCTGTATGAGGTGCGAGGCAACGTCGCTCAAGCACAGGCGACGTTGGCGGTGCGGTACCGTGAGCCCCCGAGTGTCGCGTCCACCGGCGGGGGTACCGGGAAAAGGAGTGGGACTCGGCCCTCCGTGCCTCCCGAAGCGGCAGGCCTCCCGGCGGAGGTGGCGGAGGCGAAGTTCAAGCAGTGGGAGGCGGAGTTCCCGGGAGAGCGGCTGTCGATGGACGTGGCGAAACTGACGAGGCACCGTCAAGCCCTGCAGAAGGCGGCTCCTGTCGAAGTCACAGCGGAGCCCCTCTGGGCCGACTACGTGGCGTACCTGGAGACGAGGGCCGCGGAACTCAAGAGGGGGATTGCAGAGAAGGGTCCCCTGAAGTGGGCGGGCTACCGGCTCGTGCGTGACAGGTACACTCGGGGACTGGCCTTCGAGAGGAAGATGGTCGCCCTCTTGGAGGAGGACGCAGCCCGCCCGCGGGCGCAGCGGCGGTGGCTCAAGGACTTCGACCAGCCCCGCATCGAGACGCACGTGGGGGTGGCGAAGGCGGACCTGCGCTTCGTGGATGTGCTTGTCATCGAAGAGGGGCCTGCTACTGGCCCGAGGCCCCGTGTGGAGACCTTCAGCTTCAAGAGCCGAGACCTCGCACAGTTAGGAGCCGAGGCGCTCACAACGCAAATGGTCGAGGACGCGAGCGCTGCCTTGCGGTACTACGGGGAGACCCTGAACATCCGCCGCCCCGGAATCGAGCAGATGGCACAGATCCAAAGAGTCCGCCTGATATATGAGGGGGGAAAGCTCAAGCCTGCCGACCCGAAAGCATCGCGAGCCGCCGTGCGAGATGCCCAGAATGAAGTAGAGGGAGTGGAGGTGTCGTTTCAATGAACGGAGTAGAGAAAAACGAACTCAACACCGACGACCGTCTTCGTCTCTCCTTCGAAGCCACCTTCGATCAGGCCGTAGACCTAAAGCAGGCGTTGGAGCCCTTTCTAAAGGTGCTTGAGGAGCATGCGGGCATGTGGATGCCGGAAGTTGTCGAAGGCAAACGGCAGTACACCTACTCCCGCGCTTCCGTCCTGAATGCACTGGACGAGAAGCGCGGAAAGAAAAGCATGTCCGCTGGCCTCTTCCGTGCAACGTGGCCCTTGTTGGACATGTCCCTTAGACTCTGGCTGCCGCCATCAGCCCCCAGGTTGTATGTCTGGGTCTCTGTTCAACCGCTTTCGCTTTTCAGGGAAACAGCGCGCTGCGGCGAGTTTGTAGACATGGTTCGCGCCTGGGCCTCCCACTACCCAGTTACTGGCGCCACAGCTAATAGTCTTGCTGAGGACCAAATGGTGGAGGCATCCAGTGTTGACCGCGCTGTGGATCATTCGGAGGAGAATGAGGACGGCAGGATTCAAGAAGTGTCCTGGCTGAACATCTTCGGTTCCAAGCTCGTAGAAAGCGTGGGCCGAGAACGGATCCTCGCGACTCCTGCGCACCTCGTGGAAGAATTCCCCAACGGCTCCGTTCTCCTGGTGTTGCGGCCCACTGCCGCCGACTTCGACAGCGAGGAGGCGCGGGTGGCCCAGGCCCGTGCTCATGTCCACCTGCGGCCAGACCTCGACTTCGACACGGTGTTACGCACGCTGAGAGAGCGCAGTGCCGCCCTCGTTCCCGTGGAGCCGCGCTTCCACCCGGACGTGGCGCCCTTCCTCTCGCGGCTGCCGGACGAGTTCGCCATCAGCGAGCGGCAGCGGAAGATTGCCGAACTCAACGCCTTCCGGCCCCTGGAACCGGAGGAGTGGATCCCGGCTGCCCTTCCCTCGGACGTGGCGAATCCGGAGCGCGTCCTCACTTCCTATGGAGACCTGTCCGAAGGACTCGTGGCAGCGCTGCACACCCAGGTGCCCTCCATCATGGATGAGACGCCTGAGTCACTCACGGAGCTGGACTTCTACTTCTGGAGGGAGAACTTTCCGGGGCGGTACACGCGAGAGCTCATCGATGGGCATACCGCACCGGCGCTAGGGGCCTATCTGGGCGGCATGCTGGTGCGGCAGTTGGGCGGGACGTGGGTGCCGCGGCAGAAGCTGGAGGAGTCCCAGGTACGCATCGGCAAGCGCGTCTGGCTGCCCTTCCTCCGAGCCCGCCGGTACATGCAGTCCCGCCAGTCGTTGCTGGACTACTCTCTCACGCAGTTCTTCCGGGAGGCGGAGCGGCACCAGGGTTGACTGACGGTCGCCTTTGGGCACGCTCACCGGCCGGGCATCCACGGCAGGGGCGGACGTGAGGGGAACTGCTGCGCCATCGCCGCAGGAGCCGAGCCACTGGATTCCGACTGGATGCAGGGCAGCCCTGGGGGCTGGGAGAACGGGTTGCTCATTGCCCACCTCCTGCCCCAGCCCAGTTGCCGCGTACAGCTTGCCGCTTGTCGGGGCACGTTTCTCTGGTGCCGCCAGGACTCCGCCGCATCTCCCGGACTGTGGGATTTGGTCCCACTGAGAGAGCGCCCGCGATGGTAGCGTGACCATCTAGGAGGTCACGCACCTTTGATCCAACCGCTTAGATTGTCCCTGGCGCTCATGCTCCTTTGGGGGACTGCGGCACGAGCCGAGCCCGCGCCTGGGGAGCGCATCGAGCGCACGCGGACTGTCACCGTCGCGAGAGGCCCCGACGAGCCGTTCCCCGAGGTTCACGTCGCGGGAGATACACCCACGGTGCTTCTGTTCTCCGCGCCGATCCAGAAGAAGAGCCTCACCTTCGATGAGTCCCGGATCCGCGTGCTGGACACGGGAGCACTCACGATCGTCCTTCAAGCCGTCACGGACCTCAAGGAAGGCGAGCGCCACGAGATTGGGGTGTTCTTCGCCGATGGGAGGGCGCCGTCACGGGCCGCCTTCGTGCTGGTGACAGACCCCACTGAGGTGGACGCCCGGATCGACGTACAGCGTCCTGAACCGCCCGCCGTGCCTTGCCCGACCGAAGCTCAGCCCCGAGTGCCGCTCCCGGAGGATTTCGTGTTGCTTGGGTACGTGGGAGACAGGGGCGTATCGGTCGTGCGCATCAAGGATGTTGAAGAGGTGGCGCAGGGCCTTACATCAAGCCACGGCGAACTGTACTTCAGCAACGGTTGGGCGTTGGTTTCGGTGCAACTCAAGAATCACGCCCAGCAACCCAGGTGGACACCGCGAGCGGCAACGTTTTCAAGGTCCATCGGTCCCCCGCTGCAAGCGCGCTTGGTGGTGGAAGGCGGCGGTGTAATCGAGCCGGGAAAATTTGGGCGAGTCCTTGCCGTGGTGGACATGCCGAGCTTGGACGCGGACACATCTTTCACGCTGGAGTTGCGCGGCGAAGATGACCGAAGCCTCAAGATTCCAAATGTGCGCTTTCCGAAGGCTGTGATGGAGGGGATACAATGACAGCGACTCTATTCAGGCTGCCGTCTGGCGCCATTGTTGACGGCTGGCATGTTTCAAGGGAACTCGGCAACGGTGGTTTTGCCGTCGTTTACTTGGTGGAGAAGAGCGGCAAGCCTTACGCGCTCAAGGTGGCGCGCCATCGCGAAGCCAGTGGGGACGACAAGCGGACACATGCCCGGATGGTGCGTGAGGCGACAATACTCCTCATGCTGAACCATCCCAATATCATCCGGCCCCAAGGGCATGGATACGCGGAAACGGGCAATATGTATGTCGCGTTGGAGTACGTCGATGGATGGACGCTCGCGGAGTGGAAGGAACGCAAACACCCCACCATCCACGAGATCCTGCGGGTGTTCGTCAAGCTCGCCTCTGCGCTGTCGTACATGCATGAGCGGGGTGTGCTTCACCGGGATCTGAAACTGGTTAACGTCCTGATCCGGAAGAGCAACGGGGAGCCCGTCATCATCGACTTTGGCTGCGCGACCTACTCACTGGCCGAAGACCTCACGGAAGAAGGTTTGCCCCCGGGAACAGAGCGCTTCCGAGCACCCGAGCAGTTCAAGTTTCTACGGGATCACAAGGACGAGCACCGGGCGCGGTATGCCTTCAAGGTCGCCGATGAGATCTTCGCACTGGGGGCCATGCTCTACGAGCTTCTGACGGACCCGCGGCCAACGGAACACTACCGGCGCATGTCCTTGAACAACCTCCTTTTGCCGCCCCCGTCTGCATCTGACGTGAACACCCGGATCCCCGAGCCGCTCAGCGAATTGGTCGAGAAACTTCTCTCCCGGAACCCCTCCGAGCGCCCGGTTGACACCGATGCACTTCGTCGCGAGCTGGAAGAGCATTTGGAGCGCTCGGGGGCCGAGTACATGGTGCCCCCCCATGCTCCATCGGAACAGTGGCCCTCTGGGCCTTCGGAGTCTGAGGGGCTCCCTGTAGTGCCTCCCAGGGGGCCTACGCCGCGCAATGTGACGAGGAAGACGCTGGTCGTAGGCGCCGCACTGGTGGCGGCCCTGGCCGCGGCTGTGACCTTCTCGCGGGCCTGTGGCGACGTTCCCGCTCCGCTTCCGGACTATCCCCCTCTGCCGATGACACCTCCCCCTGATATGTCCCACTTGAATCCCGCGCCGATGGTCCTCCCCTTGGCGACGGACGCTGGCCAGAAGGAAGGTTC
This genomic stretch from Stigmatella erecta harbors:
- a CDS encoding DUF2381 family protein, whose amino-acid sequence is MLLWGTAARAEPAPGERIERTRTVTVARGPDEPFPEVHVAGDTPTVLLFSAPIQKKSLTFDESRIRVLDTGALTIVLQAVTDLKEGERHEIGVFFADGRAPSRAAFVLVTDPTEVDARIDVQRPEPPAVPCPTEAQPRVPLPEDFVLLGYVGDRGVSVVRIKDVEEVAQGLTSSHGELYFSNGWALVSVQLKNHAQQPRWTPRAATFSRSIGPPLQARLVVEGGGVIEPGKFGRVLAVVDMPSLDADTSFTLELRGEDDRSLKIPNVRFPKAVMEGIQ
- a CDS encoding serine/threonine protein kinase, yielding MTATLFRLPSGAIVDGWHVSRELGNGGFAVVYLVEKSGKPYALKVARHREASGDDKRTHARMVREATILLMLNHPNIIRPQGHGYAETGNMYVALEYVDGWTLAEWKERKHPTIHEILRVFVKLASALSYMHERGVLHRDLKLVNVLIRKSNGEPVIIDFGCATYSLAEDLTEEGLPPGTERFRAPEQFKFLRDHKDEHRARYAFKVADEIFALGAMLYELLTDPRPTEHYRRMSLNNLLLPPPSASDVNTRIPEPLSELVEKLLSRNPSERPVDTDALRRELEEHLERSGAEYMVPPHAPSEQWPSGPSESEGLPVVPPRGPTPRNVTRKTLVVGAALVAALAAAVTFSRACGDVPAPLPDYPPLPMTPPPDMSHLNPAPMVLPLATDAGQKEGSTVKMTTPEDPSQGRPLRVQKRLSAAECAAMSLVAALAAGCPGSQIRPESFTCPSGAARAMVKELHWKEGDGFVFTLDDRHDDDGLIWFTPGSDVVGVVPKVEGLRRRQYEVAPPGTRFYGKVYYLSDKMGRADGPALIIRYDRVKLPGQDERPVCVVVEGRSYGFKDGRVQSGNTQTGYVVDRWP